One Solea senegalensis isolate Sse05_10M linkage group LG3, IFAPA_SoseM_1, whole genome shotgun sequence genomic window carries:
- the LOC122765737 gene encoding extracellular calcium-sensing receptor-like isoform X2, which produces MPLCGLIICDTMMSIQRWPEHGWTLLQLLLVASFSQAEELLCRQRGDPENPQLLKDGDIMLGGIFSFHSSWKNRWENYADKPSPLECTRGVRAALALANGNEVNSAPSNTSCVKPAQVLAIMGETSSSPCMAIATVIGPFHIPMISHFATCACLSDKTKYPSFLRTIPSDYYQSRALALLVKHFGWTWVGAIRTNDDYGNNGMAIFTETAQQLGVCLEYSVAVFRTDPPEKLQKIIDIIKASTAKVIVAFLSHMDMDVLIHELTHHNLTGYQWVGSESWIFDSQIAKLDRHHILDGAIGLSIPTAHVSGMREFMLDVKPLNSTNTDFFTEFWETLFSCKFKQSKSSSSSSGNQRKCTGHEDLTGVHNSFTDMSLMPIFNNVYKGVYAVAHALHRVLGCNETCNNKLQPDPFTILQHVRKIHFKTKEGDEVYFNEDGDPAAKYEIINWQPTEHGAVDFVTVGLYDASLPSDKQLNLLNKALFFAQNSKVVPVSVCSEMCPPGTRKVLHKGKPICCFDCIRCAEGEISNVTDSVTCVQCHPEFWSNERRDACVKKEIEFLSYEEIMGALLTAASLFGTFTTAFVSLIFFMHRKSPIVRANNSELSFLLLFSLTLCFLCSLSFIGQPSEWSCMLRHTAFGITFVLCISCILGKTMVVLMAFRATLPGSNMMKWFGPTQQRLSVLAFTLIQIVICIIWLTTSPPFPLKNFQELKDKIILECALGSAVGFWAVLGYIGILAILCFILAFLARKLPDNFNEAKFITFSMLIFCAVWITFIPAYVSSPGKFSVAVEIFAILASSFGLLFCIFIPKCYIILLKPEKNTKKNMMGKMIAN; this is translated from the exons ATGCCTCTTTGTGGTTTAATTATCTGTGACACAATGATGTCCATACAGAGGTGGCCAGAACATGGGTGGACACTTTTACAGCTTCTGTTGGTGGCATCTTTCTCTCAGGCTGAGGAGCTACTgtgcagacagagaggagatcCTGAAAACCCTCAGCTGTTGAAGGATGGTGACATCATGTTGGGGGGAATATTCTCTTTCCACAGCAGCTGGAAAAATAGATGGGAAAACTACGCAGACAAGCCATCACCACTGGAATGTACAAG GGGTGTGAGAGCTGCACTGGCACTGGCAAATGGTAATGAAGTGAATTCTGCTCCCTCCAACACATCATGTGTCAAACCTGCACAGGTGCTGGCCATTATGGGAGAAACATCCTCTTCTCCTTGTATGGCCATAGCTACTGTCATCGGGCCATTTCATATCCCAATG atCAGCCACTTTGCCACTTGTGCTTGTCTCAGTGACAAAACCAAGTACCCGTCCTTCCTCAGAACGATACCCAGTGACTACTACCAGAGCAGAGCCCTGGCCCTTTTAGTCAagcactttggttggacttgggtgGGAGCAATCAGAACCAATGATGACTATGGTAATAATGGAATGGCTATATTCACAGAGACTGCACAGCAGCTGGGTGTCTGTCTGGAGtattctgttgctgtttttagaACAGATCCACCAGAAAAACTACAAAAGATAATTGATATCATCAAGGCTTCCACCGCCAAGGTAATTGTTGCTTTCCTTTCCCACATGGATATGGATGTGCTAATACATGAGTTGACCCACCACAACTTAACTGGATACCAGTGGGTAGGAAGTGAAAGCTGGATCTTTGATTCACAAATTGCGAAACTAGATAGGCATCACATTCTGGATGGTGCCATAGGCCTGTCCATCCCTACAGCACATGTCAGTGGCATGAGAGAGTTCATGCTGGACGTGAAGCCACTCAATTCAACAAATACTGACTTTTTCACAGAGTTCTGGGAGACATTATTTAGCTGCAAGTTCAAGCAGTcaaagtcatcatcatcatcatcagggaATCAGAGAAAATGTACTGGACATGAAGATCTGACTGGAGTCCATAACAGCTTCACTGATATGTCACTCATGCCTATATTTAACAATGTCTACAAAGGAGTGTATGCTGTGGCCCACGCACTTCACCGTGTTCTTGGCTGTAATGAAACATGTAACAACAAGTTGCAGCCAGATCCATTCACA ATTTTACAGCACGTAAGAAAGATTCACTTCAAAACAAAGGAAGGAGACGAGGTTTACTTTAATGAGGATGGAGACCCAGCAGCAAAGTATGAAATTATCAACTGGCAGCCAACAGAACATGGTGCTGTGGACTTTGTCACTGTTGGTCTTTATGATGCTTCTTTACCTTCAGACAAACAGCTGAATCTGCTTAATAAAGCTCTCTTTTTTGCACAGAACTCAAAAGTG GTACCCGTGTCAGTTTGCAGTGAGATGTGTCCCCCAGGAACTCGCAAGGTTCTCCATAAAGGAAAacctatctgctgctttgactgtatAAGATGTGCAGAGGGAGAAATAAGCAACGTCACAG ATTCTGTCACCTGTGTGCAGTGTCATCCTGAATTCTGGTCAAATGAGAGAAGAGATGCTTGTGTGAAGAAGGAGATAGAGTTTCTATCATATGAAGAAATTATGGGAGCACTTCTCACTGCAGCGTCCCTATTTGGAACATTCACGACTGCTTTTGTATCGCTGATTTTTTTCATGCACAGGAAATCTCCCATTGTCAGAGCCAACAACTCTGAGCTGagcttcctgctgctcttctccttgactctgtgtttcctgtgttctctgAGCTTCATTGGCCAGCCGTCAGAgtggtcctgcatgctgcgaCACACTGCGTTCGGAATCACTTTTGTCCTGTGCATCTCTTGTATCCTGGGGAAAACTATGGTGGTCTTAATGGCCTTCAGGGCGACACTTCCAGGAAGTAATATGATGAAATGGTTTGGGCCTACACAGCAGAGACTCAGCGTTCTGGCTTTTACTCTCATACAAATTGTCATATGTATCATCTGGTTAACaacttctcctccttttccatTGAAGAATTTTCAAGAACTCAAGGACAAGATCATCCTGGAGTGTGCTCTGGGCTCAGCTGTAGGCTTTTGGGCTGTACTTGGATATATAGGAATTCTGGCCatcctgtgttttattcttgCTTTTCTGGCTCGGAAATTGCCCGATAACTTTAATGAAGCTAaattcatcactttcagcatgttgatatTCTGTGCAGTCTGGATCACCTTTATCCCAGCCTATGTCAGCTCTCCTGGAAAGTTCAGTGTTGCTGTCGAAATATTTGCTATTCTGGCTTCAAGTTTTGGattgttgttttgcatttttattccaAAATGCTACATTATCTTATTAAAACCAGAGAAGAATACAAAGAAGAATATGATGGGGAAGATGATAGCAAACTAA
- the LOC122765737 gene encoding extracellular calcium-sensing receptor-like isoform X1 codes for MPLCGLIICDTMMSIQRWPEHGWTLLQLLLVASFSQAEELLCRQRGDPENPQLLKDGDIMLGGIFSFHSSWKNRWENYADKPSPLECTSLNFRGFQFAQAMRFAVEEINNSTDLLPAVSLGYKFYDTCGSIARGVRAALALANGNEVNSAPSNTSCVKPAQVLAIMGETSSSPCMAIATVIGPFHIPMISHFATCACLSDKTKYPSFLRTIPSDYYQSRALALLVKHFGWTWVGAIRTNDDYGNNGMAIFTETAQQLGVCLEYSVAVFRTDPPEKLQKIIDIIKASTAKVIVAFLSHMDMDVLIHELTHHNLTGYQWVGSESWIFDSQIAKLDRHHILDGAIGLSIPTAHVSGMREFMLDVKPLNSTNTDFFTEFWETLFSCKFKQSKSSSSSSGNQRKCTGHEDLTGVHNSFTDMSLMPIFNNVYKGVYAVAHALHRVLGCNETCNNKLQPDPFTILQHVRKIHFKTKEGDEVYFNEDGDPAAKYEIINWQPTEHGAVDFVTVGLYDASLPSDKQLNLLNKALFFAQNSKVVPVSVCSEMCPPGTRKVLHKGKPICCFDCIRCAEGEISNVTDSVTCVQCHPEFWSNERRDACVKKEIEFLSYEEIMGALLTAASLFGTFTTAFVSLIFFMHRKSPIVRANNSELSFLLLFSLTLCFLCSLSFIGQPSEWSCMLRHTAFGITFVLCISCILGKTMVVLMAFRATLPGSNMMKWFGPTQQRLSVLAFTLIQIVICIIWLTTSPPFPLKNFQELKDKIILECALGSAVGFWAVLGYIGILAILCFILAFLARKLPDNFNEAKFITFSMLIFCAVWITFIPAYVSSPGKFSVAVEIFAILASSFGLLFCIFIPKCYIILLKPEKNTKKNMMGKMIAN; via the exons ATGCCTCTTTGTGGTTTAATTATCTGTGACACAATGATGTCCATACAGAGGTGGCCAGAACATGGGTGGACACTTTTACAGCTTCTGTTGGTGGCATCTTTCTCTCAGGCTGAGGAGCTACTgtgcagacagagaggagatcCTGAAAACCCTCAGCTGTTGAAGGATGGTGACATCATGTTGGGGGGAATATTCTCTTTCCACAGCAGCTGGAAAAATAGATGGGAAAACTACGCAGACAAGCCATCACCACTGGAATGTACAAG TTTGAATTTCAGGGGGTTCCAGTTTGCCCAGGCTATGCGTTTTGCCGTCGAGGAGATTAATAACTCCACAGACCTACTGCCTGCTGTCTCTCTGGGTTATAAATTTTATGACACCTGTGGCTCCATTGCCAGGGGTGTGAGAGCTGCACTGGCACTGGCAAATGGTAATGAAGTGAATTCTGCTCCCTCCAACACATCATGTGTCAAACCTGCACAGGTGCTGGCCATTATGGGAGAAACATCCTCTTCTCCTTGTATGGCCATAGCTACTGTCATCGGGCCATTTCATATCCCAATG atCAGCCACTTTGCCACTTGTGCTTGTCTCAGTGACAAAACCAAGTACCCGTCCTTCCTCAGAACGATACCCAGTGACTACTACCAGAGCAGAGCCCTGGCCCTTTTAGTCAagcactttggttggacttgggtgGGAGCAATCAGAACCAATGATGACTATGGTAATAATGGAATGGCTATATTCACAGAGACTGCACAGCAGCTGGGTGTCTGTCTGGAGtattctgttgctgtttttagaACAGATCCACCAGAAAAACTACAAAAGATAATTGATATCATCAAGGCTTCCACCGCCAAGGTAATTGTTGCTTTCCTTTCCCACATGGATATGGATGTGCTAATACATGAGTTGACCCACCACAACTTAACTGGATACCAGTGGGTAGGAAGTGAAAGCTGGATCTTTGATTCACAAATTGCGAAACTAGATAGGCATCACATTCTGGATGGTGCCATAGGCCTGTCCATCCCTACAGCACATGTCAGTGGCATGAGAGAGTTCATGCTGGACGTGAAGCCACTCAATTCAACAAATACTGACTTTTTCACAGAGTTCTGGGAGACATTATTTAGCTGCAAGTTCAAGCAGTcaaagtcatcatcatcatcatcagggaATCAGAGAAAATGTACTGGACATGAAGATCTGACTGGAGTCCATAACAGCTTCACTGATATGTCACTCATGCCTATATTTAACAATGTCTACAAAGGAGTGTATGCTGTGGCCCACGCACTTCACCGTGTTCTTGGCTGTAATGAAACATGTAACAACAAGTTGCAGCCAGATCCATTCACA ATTTTACAGCACGTAAGAAAGATTCACTTCAAAACAAAGGAAGGAGACGAGGTTTACTTTAATGAGGATGGAGACCCAGCAGCAAAGTATGAAATTATCAACTGGCAGCCAACAGAACATGGTGCTGTGGACTTTGTCACTGTTGGTCTTTATGATGCTTCTTTACCTTCAGACAAACAGCTGAATCTGCTTAATAAAGCTCTCTTTTTTGCACAGAACTCAAAAGTG GTACCCGTGTCAGTTTGCAGTGAGATGTGTCCCCCAGGAACTCGCAAGGTTCTCCATAAAGGAAAacctatctgctgctttgactgtatAAGATGTGCAGAGGGAGAAATAAGCAACGTCACAG ATTCTGTCACCTGTGTGCAGTGTCATCCTGAATTCTGGTCAAATGAGAGAAGAGATGCTTGTGTGAAGAAGGAGATAGAGTTTCTATCATATGAAGAAATTATGGGAGCACTTCTCACTGCAGCGTCCCTATTTGGAACATTCACGACTGCTTTTGTATCGCTGATTTTTTTCATGCACAGGAAATCTCCCATTGTCAGAGCCAACAACTCTGAGCTGagcttcctgctgctcttctccttgactctgtgtttcctgtgttctctgAGCTTCATTGGCCAGCCGTCAGAgtggtcctgcatgctgcgaCACACTGCGTTCGGAATCACTTTTGTCCTGTGCATCTCTTGTATCCTGGGGAAAACTATGGTGGTCTTAATGGCCTTCAGGGCGACACTTCCAGGAAGTAATATGATGAAATGGTTTGGGCCTACACAGCAGAGACTCAGCGTTCTGGCTTTTACTCTCATACAAATTGTCATATGTATCATCTGGTTAACaacttctcctccttttccatTGAAGAATTTTCAAGAACTCAAGGACAAGATCATCCTGGAGTGTGCTCTGGGCTCAGCTGTAGGCTTTTGGGCTGTACTTGGATATATAGGAATTCTGGCCatcctgtgttttattcttgCTTTTCTGGCTCGGAAATTGCCCGATAACTTTAATGAAGCTAaattcatcactttcagcatgttgatatTCTGTGCAGTCTGGATCACCTTTATCCCAGCCTATGTCAGCTCTCCTGGAAAGTTCAGTGTTGCTGTCGAAATATTTGCTATTCTGGCTTCAAGTTTTGGattgttgttttgcatttttattccaAAATGCTACATTATCTTATTAAAACCAGAGAAGAATACAAAGAAGAATATGATGGGGAAGATGATAGCAAACTAA